A window of Aeromicrobium sp. Root236 contains these coding sequences:
- the soxR gene encoding redox-sensitive transcriptional activator SoxR, which produces MTISKHQPLSPGEVAARAGVAVSALHFYEREGLIESERTAGNQRRYHRDVLRRISFIRVSQGLGISLARIREALDSLPDEKVPTKADWARLSQGWRADLDSRIDQLQRLRDNLDGCIGCGCLSLKSCSLYNPEDWLATTGPGPRRLLRR; this is translated from the coding sequence ATGACGATCTCGAAGCACCAGCCACTGAGCCCCGGCGAGGTTGCCGCGCGTGCCGGCGTGGCTGTCTCGGCGCTCCACTTCTACGAACGCGAAGGCCTCATCGAGAGCGAGCGGACGGCCGGCAACCAGCGTCGCTACCACCGCGACGTCCTGCGCAGGATCTCGTTCATCCGGGTGTCGCAAGGCCTCGGGATCAGCCTCGCCAGGATCCGCGAGGCGCTCGACTCGCTGCCCGACGAGAAGGTTCCGACGAAGGCCGACTGGGCCCGGCTGTCGCAGGGCTGGCGGGCCGACCTCGACTCCCGCATCGACCAGCTCCAACGCCTTCGTGACAACCTCGACGGCTGCATCGGCTGCGGCTGCCTGTCGCTCAAGAGCTGCTCGCTCTACAACCCCGAGGACTGGCTCGCGACGACGGGCCCGGGCCCGCGGCGGTTGCTCCGCCGCTAG
- the thrB gene encoding homoserine kinase — protein MTFVKGPVTVRTPASSANLGPGFDALGLALTLYDEITAEVLDAPGLEIEVTGEGERDVPRTSDHLVVTAMTATFDLLGERPTGLRLECANAIPHGRGLGSSAAAIVGGIALARALVEGSASRLDDRAAYQLAVGLEGHPDNVAAAMFGGLTIAWIDGAAAEVQRLDTSVEVTAFVPSEAVSTEKARGLLPETVPHADAAVNAGRAALLVAALTVAPERLIWATEDRIHQTYRSDAMPESYKLLRQLRVEGIPTIISGAGPTVLSFARGVADRAPEGWSVLELDVDTEGARTL, from the coding sequence ATGACGTTCGTCAAGGGCCCGGTCACCGTACGCACGCCGGCCTCGAGCGCCAACCTGGGTCCGGGCTTCGACGCCCTGGGCCTGGCGCTGACGCTGTACGACGAGATCACCGCCGAGGTCCTCGACGCGCCTGGGCTCGAGATCGAGGTCACCGGCGAGGGGGAGCGGGACGTCCCGAGGACCAGCGATCACCTGGTGGTCACGGCGATGACCGCGACGTTCGACCTCCTCGGCGAACGGCCGACAGGACTGCGGCTCGAGTGCGCCAACGCGATCCCGCACGGCCGCGGCCTGGGCTCGTCGGCCGCGGCGATCGTCGGCGGCATCGCCCTGGCCCGGGCGCTCGTCGAGGGCAGCGCCTCCCGTCTCGACGACCGCGCGGCCTACCAGCTCGCAGTCGGCCTCGAGGGCCATCCCGACAACGTCGCCGCCGCGATGTTCGGCGGCCTGACGATCGCCTGGATCGACGGAGCCGCCGCCGAGGTGCAGCGGCTCGACACGTCGGTCGAGGTCACGGCGTTCGTGCCCAGCGAGGCGGTGTCGACCGAGAAGGCGCGCGGCCTGCTGCCCGAGACCGTCCCTCACGCCGACGCCGCGGTCAACGCCGGCCGCGCCGCGCTGCTCGTCGCCGCCCTCACCGTGGCGCCCGAGCGACTCATCTGGGCCACCGAGGACCGGATCCACCAGACGTACCGCTCCGACGCGATGCCCGAGTCCTACAAGCTGCTGCGCCAGCTGCGGGTGGAGGGCATCCCCACGATCATCTCGGGCGCCGGGCCGACCGTCCTGTCGTTCGCCAGGGGCGTCGCTGACCGGGCGCCGGAGGGCTGGTCCGTGCTCGAGCTGGACGTCGACACCGAGGGTGCGCGCACGCTCTGA
- a CDS encoding DUF1345 domain-containing protein, giving the protein MTHRYAARFVVMLAAGLVVGGIVAALGGGALSVVLGWAAASLVYVSWVWLVIARMGPDETASHALREDPVRGLAELLILVASLASLAAVAMLLVEARSASDTRSGVLAAVALGSVALSWLLIHTLFTLRYASQYFAGEPGGIDFNTDEPPCYVDFAYVAFSLGMTFQISDTNLLTSAFRATALRHALLSYVFGTVVVATTINLAVSLSG; this is encoded by the coding sequence ATGACCCACCGCTACGCAGCGCGCTTCGTCGTGATGCTGGCGGCGGGCCTCGTGGTCGGCGGGATCGTCGCCGCACTCGGTGGCGGTGCGCTCTCGGTCGTGCTCGGCTGGGCCGCCGCGTCGCTGGTGTACGTCAGCTGGGTCTGGCTCGTCATCGCCCGCATGGGCCCCGACGAGACCGCAAGTCATGCGCTGCGCGAGGACCCGGTCCGCGGGCTCGCCGAGCTGTTGATCCTGGTCGCGAGCCTCGCCAGCCTGGCCGCCGTCGCGATGCTGCTGGTCGAGGCCCGATCGGCTTCCGACACCCGCAGCGGCGTGCTCGCCGCCGTGGCGCTTGGCAGCGTCGCGCTGTCGTGGCTGCTCATCCACACGCTGTTCACGCTGCGCTACGCCAGCCAGTACTTCGCCGGCGAGCCCGGCGGGATCGACTTCAACACCGACGAGCCGCCGTGTTACGTCGACTTCGCGTACGTCGCGTTCTCGCTCGGCATGACGTTCCAGATCTCCGACACCAACCTGCTCACGAGTGCGTTCCGGGCCACGGCGCTGCGGCATGCCCTGCTCTCGTACGTCTTCGGCACGGTCGTGGTCGCCACCACGATCAACCTCGCCGTGAGCCTGTCCGGCTAG
- a CDS encoding zinc-binding dehydrogenase — protein sequence MHAIRQYELGGPEVLRYEQVPDLDPGPGQVRIAVSASGVHVLDTSLRAGFTSAVHQPLQLPMTPGREVAGRVDAVGSGVDGAWSGKRVVAHLGMASGGYAEQALVAAESLHEIPGVMPCAVAVASIGTGRTAAGILDQSPIRPDDVVVVTSAAGGLGVLLIQAAKEAGALVVGLAGGEDKVAIARSQGADVAVDYRIDGWDDVVRRELGGDWATLVFDGVGGKTADAAYGLLATGGRLMQYGWFTDEPATYDDPTRTVTMLLGPQMLARPGGLRSLEAEALARAADGSRVPLVDAAFALSDASGAHRALEARQTYGKVVLIPDALR from the coding sequence ATGCACGCGATCAGGCAGTACGAGCTCGGCGGTCCCGAGGTGCTTCGGTACGAGCAGGTGCCGGACCTCGACCCAGGGCCAGGACAGGTGCGCATCGCGGTCAGCGCGAGCGGCGTCCACGTGCTCGACACGTCGCTGCGCGCAGGCTTCACCAGTGCCGTGCACCAGCCGCTGCAGCTGCCGATGACCCCGGGCCGCGAGGTCGCCGGCCGGGTCGACGCCGTCGGCTCCGGTGTCGACGGGGCGTGGTCGGGCAAGCGGGTCGTGGCGCACCTCGGCATGGCCAGCGGCGGGTACGCCGAACAGGCGCTCGTCGCCGCAGAGAGCCTCCACGAGATCCCCGGAGTCATGCCGTGCGCCGTCGCGGTCGCCTCGATCGGCACCGGGCGGACCGCGGCCGGGATCCTCGACCAGTCGCCGATCCGGCCGGACGACGTCGTCGTCGTGACGTCGGCCGCGGGCGGTCTCGGCGTGCTGCTGATCCAGGCCGCGAAGGAGGCCGGCGCCCTGGTCGTCGGTCTCGCCGGGGGAGAGGACAAGGTGGCGATCGCCCGGTCGCAGGGCGCCGACGTCGCGGTGGACTACCGGATCGACGGCTGGGACGACGTCGTGCGTCGCGAGCTCGGCGGCGACTGGGCGACCCTGGTGTTCGACGGCGTCGGTGGCAAGACCGCCGATGCGGCGTACGGCCTGCTCGCCACAGGCGGCCGGCTGATGCAGTACGGCTGGTTCACCGACGAACCGGCGACGTACGACGACCCGACCAGGACCGTGACGATGCTGCTCGGCCCGCAGATGCTGGCCCGGCCCGGTGGTCTGCGCTCGCTGGAGGCCGAGGCGCTGGCACGGGCGGCCGACGGCAGCCGGGTGCCCCTCGTCGACGCCGCCTTCGCGCTCTCGGACGCGTCGGGCGCGCATCGTGCGCTCGAGGCCCGGCAGACGTACGGCAAGGTCGTCCTGATCCCCGACGCACTCCGATGA
- a CDS encoding MFS transporter: MTAVAPDERLWLGPYGRVVAGIFSLAFLVAFESLAVATVMPVVADELDGLGLYALSFAAPSAVAVVSMTVAGPLMDRRGPGLALRAGVGIFSAGLLVAGLAPTMAVFLVGRSVQGLGMGFVGVGLYLVIGKVFPDHMRARVWTVMTSAWVLPALVGPVIAGFIADHVGWRWVFLSVPLVAVGSLLLIWQALNRLDGDPEVTADRRRLWWASLSAGGILAVSLAGQRAVAWWPVLLVVALVLIGAYAPRLLPAGTWRGGRGLPSVIATRSLLSAGFFGAETYVPLSLVEHRGLEVAQSGLLLTSAAVLWFSGSWIAANVPALSSKILRVRLGAVCVLVGTGAGFLTLTDTAPVLVVAAIWSVGGLGMGLAASTLGVLLLDHSAPGAQGANSAAMQTSDAVVQSLVLAIGSVVFAVMLSIDEMTGYVLVFVLAAATAALAVAVTARVSERQPTQTAT, encoded by the coding sequence ATGACCGCGGTCGCTCCCGACGAGCGCCTGTGGCTCGGACCGTACGGCCGTGTGGTCGCGGGCATCTTCTCGCTGGCATTCCTCGTCGCGTTCGAGTCGCTGGCGGTCGCGACCGTCATGCCGGTCGTCGCCGACGAGCTCGACGGGCTCGGCCTGTACGCCCTGTCGTTCGCCGCTCCGTCCGCCGTCGCCGTGGTCTCGATGACCGTCGCGGGCCCGCTGATGGATCGCCGGGGTCCCGGCCTCGCGCTGCGCGCCGGCGTGGGCATCTTCTCCGCGGGTCTGTTGGTGGCCGGGCTCGCGCCGACCATGGCGGTGTTCCTCGTCGGCCGTTCGGTGCAGGGTCTCGGCATGGGCTTCGTCGGCGTCGGCCTCTACCTCGTCATCGGCAAGGTGTTCCCGGACCACATGCGGGCGCGCGTCTGGACCGTCATGACCAGTGCATGGGTGCTGCCGGCACTCGTCGGCCCGGTCATCGCGGGCTTCATCGCCGACCACGTCGGCTGGCGGTGGGTGTTCCTCAGCGTCCCGCTCGTCGCGGTCGGCTCCCTCCTGCTGATCTGGCAGGCGCTCAACCGGCTCGACGGCGACCCCGAGGTCACCGCCGACCGGCGCCGCCTCTGGTGGGCGTCGCTCAGTGCCGGCGGCATCCTCGCGGTCAGCCTGGCCGGGCAGCGTGCGGTCGCGTGGTGGCCCGTCCTGTTGGTCGTCGCGCTCGTCCTCATCGGCGCGTACGCTCCCCGGCTCCTTCCGGCGGGCACGTGGCGCGGCGGTCGGGGCCTGCCGAGCGTCATCGCGACCCGCAGCCTCCTGAGCGCCGGCTTCTTCGGCGCCGAGACGTACGTGCCGCTGTCACTCGTCGAGCACCGCGGCCTCGAGGTGGCCCAGTCGGGACTGTTGCTGACGAGCGCCGCCGTGCTGTGGTTCAGCGGGTCGTGGATCGCCGCCAACGTGCCGGCCTTGTCGTCGAAGATCCTGCGGGTGCGGCTCGGTGCCGTCTGCGTGCTGGTCGGCACGGGTGCGGGCTTCCTGACCCTCACCGACACCGCGCCGGTGCTGGTCGTCGCGGCGATCTGGAGTGTCGGTGGTCTCGGCATGGGCCTGGCCGCGTCGACCCTCGGCGTCCTGCTCCTCGACCACTCGGCGCCGGGTGCGCAGGGCGCCAACAGCGCCGCGATGCAGACCAGTGACGCCGTCGTGCAGTCGCTCGTGCTCGCGATCGGCAGCGTCGTCTTCGCGGTGATGCTGAGCATCGACGAGATGACCGGGTACGTGCTGGTGTTCGTGCTCGCCGCAGCCACGGCAGCCCTGGCGGTCGCGGTGACCGCACGGGTGAGTGAGCGTCAGCCGACGCAGACCGCCACGTAG
- the thrC gene encoding threonine synthase, whose amino-acid sequence MAHLWRGVIEEYREWLPVTPETPVITLGEGGTPLVHSAWLSGIVRGDVWLKVEGDNPTGSFKDRGMTAAISVAAGEGAKAVVCASTGNTSASMTAYAARAGLTPIVLVPHGKIAAGKMAQAVMHGASVIQLRGGFDQCLQVARDLAEQYPVALVNSVNPVRLQGQKTASFEIVDALGQAPDLHILPVGNAGNISAYWLGYQEYADAGIASKTPAMWGFQAEGSAPIVLGHPVEHPETLATAIRVGNPASWQLAVAARDDSRGRIEAVTDQEILSAQHELASREGVFVEPASAAGVAGLLKSAASVEPGSVIAITVTGHGLKDTETALSGVDSIVDSVIDVDVHAAAEVAGLV is encoded by the coding sequence ATGGCTCACCTGTGGCGTGGCGTGATCGAGGAGTATCGCGAGTGGCTCCCGGTCACCCCCGAGACCCCCGTCATCACCCTCGGCGAGGGCGGCACCCCGCTCGTGCACTCCGCCTGGCTGTCGGGCATCGTCCGTGGCGACGTGTGGCTCAAGGTCGAGGGCGACAACCCCACCGGGTCGTTCAAGGACCGCGGCATGACGGCCGCGATCTCGGTCGCGGCCGGCGAGGGCGCCAAGGCCGTCGTCTGCGCGTCGACCGGCAACACCTCGGCGTCGATGACGGCGTACGCCGCGCGCGCCGGGCTGACCCCGATCGTCCTGGTCCCGCACGGCAAGATCGCCGCCGGCAAGATGGCCCAGGCGGTCATGCACGGCGCCTCCGTGATCCAGCTGCGCGGCGGTTTCGACCAGTGCCTCCAGGTGGCCCGCGACCTCGCCGAGCAATATCCGGTCGCCCTCGTCAACTCGGTCAACCCCGTACGCCTGCAGGGCCAGAAGACCGCGTCGTTCGAGATCGTCGACGCACTCGGCCAGGCGCCCGACCTGCACATCCTGCCGGTCGGCAACGCCGGCAACATCTCGGCCTACTGGCTGGGCTACCAGGAGTACGCCGACGCCGGCATCGCCAGCAAGACACCGGCGATGTGGGGCTTCCAGGCCGAGGGGTCCGCGCCGATCGTGCTGGGTCACCCCGTCGAGCACCCCGAGACGCTCGCCACTGCGATCCGCGTCGGCAACCCCGCGTCGTGGCAGCTCGCCGTCGCCGCACGTGACGACTCGCGAGGCCGCATCGAGGCGGTCACCGACCAGGAGATCCTCAGCGCCCAGCACGAGCTGGCCTCGCGTGAGGGTGTCTTCGTCGAGCCCGCCTCGGCCGCCGGTGTCGCCGGGCTGCTCAAGTCCGCCGCCTCGGTCGAGCCCGGCTCGGTCATCGCCATCACCGTGACGGGTCACGGCCTCAAGGACACCGAGACCGCCCTGTCGGGCGTCGACTCGATCGTCGACTCGGTCATCGACGTCGACGTGCACGCGGCGGCCGAGGTCGCCGGCCTCGTATGA
- the prfA gene encoding peptide chain release factor 1, with amino-acid sequence MFEAVDTLVAEHAELEVRMSDPAVHSDQGLAKKLGQRYAELTAIVKTYRDYQQVTDDLEAARELAAEDDSFAAEIETLEPRLHELSERLQRLLVPRDPADSKDVIMEIKGGEGGEESALFAGDLLRMYTRYAEHRGWKTEIIDATESALGGFKSVTMAVKAKGTPEPGEAPHALLKFEGGVHRVQRVPVTESQGRIHTSAAGVLVLAEAEDIDIEIHDSDLRIDVYRSSGPGGQSVNTTDSAVRITHLPTGIVASCQNEKSQLQNKEQAMRILRARLLEAAQAAADAEASDARKSQIRTVDRSERIRTYNFPENRISDHRTGYKAYNLDQVMDGALDDVIKSLVDAELADRLAAVESGE; translated from the coding sequence GTGTTCGAAGCCGTCGACACGCTCGTCGCCGAGCATGCCGAGCTCGAGGTCCGCATGTCCGACCCCGCGGTGCACTCCGACCAGGGGCTGGCCAAGAAGCTGGGGCAGCGCTACGCCGAGCTGACCGCGATCGTCAAGACGTACCGCGACTACCAGCAGGTCACCGACGACCTTGAGGCCGCGCGTGAGCTGGCGGCCGAGGACGACTCGTTCGCCGCCGAGATCGAGACGCTTGAGCCGCGCCTGCACGAGCTGAGCGAGCGGCTGCAGCGCCTCCTCGTGCCTCGCGACCCGGCTGACTCCAAGGACGTCATCATGGAGATCAAGGGCGGCGAGGGCGGCGAGGAGTCGGCGCTGTTCGCCGGCGACCTGCTGCGCATGTACACCCGCTACGCCGAGCACCGCGGCTGGAAGACCGAGATCATCGACGCGACCGAGTCGGCGCTGGGCGGCTTCAAGTCCGTCACGATGGCGGTCAAGGCCAAGGGCACGCCCGAGCCCGGCGAGGCGCCGCACGCGCTGCTGAAGTTCGAGGGCGGCGTGCACCGCGTGCAGCGCGTCCCGGTGACCGAGTCGCAGGGCCGCATCCACACGTCGGCGGCCGGCGTCCTGGTGCTGGCTGAGGCCGAGGACATCGACATCGAGATCCACGACAGCGACCTGCGCATCGACGTCTACCGCTCGTCGGGTCCCGGCGGTCAGAGCGTCAACACGACCGACTCAGCCGTGCGCATCACGCACCTGCCCACCGGCATCGTCGCCAGCTGCCAGAACGAGAAGAGCCAGCTGCAGAACAAGGAGCAGGCGATGCGCATCCTGCGGGCCCGGCTCCTCGAGGCCGCGCAGGCCGCCGCCGACGCCGAGGCGTCCGACGCGCGCAAGTCGCAGATCCGCACGGTCGACCGCTCGGAGCGCATCCGCACCTACAACTTCCCCGAGAACCGCATCTCCGACCACCGCACGGGCTACAAGGCGTACAACCTCGACCAGGTCATGGACGGGGCCCTCGACGACGTCATCAAGTCGCTCGTCGACGCCGAGCTCGCCGACCGCCTCGCCGCCGTCGAGTCCGGGGAATGA
- the rho gene encoding transcription termination factor Rho produces MTETTITPESSTPAADAAATAPRKTSGGLGGKVLAELQEIAGELGITGADKMRKGALIDAIKIARGDAGTSTKAAVAAAAPSKVDTSKGDAAAAARTEQPAAEAPAESKSDTRKPRNEPKADKSDKADSTSDQPESKNDSRNDDSSDDESGRQGGRNRNQNRNQNQNRDNDGGGNNNRNQNRNDGGGNNRNQNQGQNQGQGGNRNQGQFEDDDDNGMGRRRNRRGRNRNPGGRGSEVDTTYTEDDVLVPAAGILDILDNYAFVRTTGYLPSENDVYVSLSMVRKWGLRRGDAVIGQVRQPREGERKEKFNPMVKIESVNGMTLDESLKRVEFAKLTPLYPSERLRLEGEAGGLTGRVVDLVAPIGKGQRGLIVSPPKAGKTMIMQQVANAITENNPECHLMIVLVDERPEEVTDFQRTVKGEVIASTFDRPATDHTTVAELAIERAKRLVELGHDVVLLLDGITRLGRAYNLAAPTSGRIMSGGVDSSALYPPKKFFGAARNIEDGGSLTILATALVETGSRMDEVIFEEFKGTGNWELRLRRDFADKRIFPAVDVDASSTRREELLMGKDELAVVWKLRRVLSGLEGQQGLELILDKLKKTTSNVEFLMQINTTLPQDGTTNGK; encoded by the coding sequence GTGACTGAAACCACCATCACACCTGAGTCATCCACGCCTGCGGCCGACGCCGCGGCGACCGCCCCGCGCAAGACCAGCGGCGGACTGGGTGGCAAGGTCCTCGCCGAGCTCCAGGAGATCGCCGGCGAGCTCGGCATCACCGGCGCCGACAAGATGCGCAAGGGCGCCCTCATCGACGCCATCAAGATCGCCCGCGGAGACGCCGGCACCTCCACCAAGGCCGCGGTCGCCGCGGCCGCGCCCAGCAAGGTCGACACCAGCAAGGGTGACGCCGCTGCGGCCGCCAGGACCGAGCAGCCCGCCGCCGAGGCGCCGGCCGAGTCCAAGAGCGACACCCGCAAGCCCCGCAACGAGCCCAAGGCGGACAAGTCCGACAAGGCCGACAGCACGTCGGACCAGCCGGAGTCCAAGAACGACTCGCGCAACGACGACTCATCCGACGACGAGTCGGGTCGCCAGGGCGGCCGCAACCGCAACCAGAACCGCAACCAGAACCAGAACCGCGACAACGACGGCGGCGGCAACAACAACCGCAACCAGAACCGCAACGACGGCGGCGGCAACAACCGCAACCAGAACCAGGGCCAGAACCAGGGCCAGGGCGGCAACCGCAACCAGGGCCAGTTCGAGGACGACGACGACAACGGCATGGGCCGTCGTCGCAACCGCCGCGGACGCAACCGCAACCCCGGCGGCCGCGGCTCCGAGGTCGACACGACCTACACCGAGGACGACGTCCTCGTGCCGGCCGCAGGCATCCTCGACATCCTCGACAACTACGCGTTCGTCCGCACGACGGGCTACCTGCCCAGCGAGAACGACGTCTACGTCTCTCTCTCCATGGTCCGCAAGTGGGGGCTTCGCCGCGGCGACGCCGTCATCGGCCAGGTGCGCCAGCCCCGTGAGGGCGAGCGCAAGGAGAAGTTCAACCCGATGGTCAAGATCGAGTCGGTCAACGGCATGACCCTCGACGAGAGCCTCAAGCGCGTCGAGTTCGCCAAGCTGACTCCGCTCTACCCGTCGGAGCGCCTGCGCCTCGAGGGCGAGGCCGGCGGACTCACCGGCCGGGTCGTCGACCTCGTCGCCCCGATCGGCAAGGGCCAGCGCGGCCTGATCGTGTCGCCGCCCAAGGCCGGCAAGACCATGATCATGCAGCAGGTCGCCAACGCGATCACCGAGAACAACCCCGAGTGCCACCTGATGATCGTCCTCGTCGACGAGCGTCCCGAGGAGGTCACCGACTTCCAGCGCACCGTCAAGGGTGAGGTCATCGCCTCGACGTTCGACCGTCCGGCCACCGACCACACCACGGTCGCCGAGCTCGCGATCGAGCGCGCCAAGCGCCTCGTCGAGCTGGGCCACGACGTCGTGCTCCTGCTCGACGGCATCACGCGCCTCGGCCGGGCCTACAACCTGGCGGCCCCGACCAGCGGGCGCATCATGTCCGGTGGTGTCGACTCGTCGGCGCTCTACCCGCCCAAGAAGTTCTTCGGCGCCGCGCGCAACATCGAGGACGGCGGCTCCCTGACGATCCTGGCCACCGCGCTGGTCGAGACCGGCTCGCGCATGGACGAGGTCATCTTCGAGGAGTTCAAGGGCACCGGCAACTGGGAGCTCCGCCTGCGTCGCGACTTCGCCGACAAGCGCATCTTCCCGGCGGTCGACGTCGACGCCTCGAGCACGCGCCGCGAGGAGCTGCTCATGGGCAAGGACGAGCTCGCCGTCGTGTGGAAGCTGCGCCGCGTGCTGTCGGGCCTCGAGGGCCAGCAGGGCCTCGAGCTCATCCTCGACAAGCTCAAGAAGACGACCAGCAACGTCGAGTTCCTCATGCAGATCAACACGACGCTGCCGCAGGACGGGACCACCAACGGCAAGTAG
- a CDS encoding glutathione peroxidase has translation MTTAYDFSATAIDGTERLLADYKGKVLLVVNTATQCGFTPQFKGLEKVYQEYVDRGLVVLGFPCDQFGHQNPESDEDTAVFCERNFGVTFPLFSEIEVNGDNAHPLYQWLKSEKSGVLGSTKIKWNFTKFLINAEGEVVKRYGSTTAPEDIKDDIEALLPAE, from the coding sequence ATGACGACTGCATACGACTTCTCCGCGACGGCGATCGACGGCACCGAGCGCCTGCTCGCCGACTACAAGGGGAAGGTCCTGCTGGTGGTCAACACCGCCACGCAGTGCGGCTTCACCCCGCAGTTCAAGGGACTCGAGAAGGTCTACCAGGAGTATGTCGACCGCGGCCTGGTCGTGCTCGGCTTCCCGTGCGACCAGTTCGGCCACCAGAACCCCGAGTCCGACGAGGACACCGCGGTGTTCTGCGAGCGCAACTTCGGGGTGACGTTCCCGCTGTTCTCCGAGATCGAGGTCAACGGCGACAACGCCCACCCGCTCTACCAGTGGCTCAAGTCCGAGAAGTCCGGCGTGCTCGGCAGCACCAAGATCAAGTGGAACTTCACCAAGTTCCTGATCAACGCCGAGGGCGAGGTCGTCAAGCGCTACGGCTCGACCACGGCGCCCGAGGACATCAAGGACGACATCGAGGCGCTGCTCCCGGCGGAATAG
- the rpmE gene encoding 50S ribosomal protein L31, which translates to MKQGIHPEYVETQVTCTCGNSFTTRSTATDGTLRADVCAACHPFYTGKQKILDTGGRVARFEKRYAKKTTESK; encoded by the coding sequence ATGAAGCAAGGCATCCACCCCGAGTACGTCGAGACCCAGGTCACCTGTACCTGTGGCAACTCGTTCACGACCCGTAGCACCGCCACCGACGGCACGCTCCGTGCCGACGTGTGCGCCGCGTGCCACCCGTTCTACACCGGCAAGCAGAAGATCCTCGACACCGGCGGCCGCGTCGCCCGCTTCGAGAAGCGCTACGCCAAGAAGACGACCGAGAGCAAGTAG
- a CDS encoding homoserine dehydrogenase — translation MSPSSSDPVSWSPGRPLRVALLGCGVVGTEVARLLTSDSEELAQRVGAPLELAGIAVRRLGRERDLDVPGELFTTDAAGLVSRGDIDVVIEVIGGIEPARELILSALDNGASVVTANKALLAEDGATLFEAAHKAERDLYFEAAVAGAIPIVRPLRESLAGDRVQRVLGIVNGTTNFILDAMTTTGQGFSEALDEAQRLGYAEADPTADIEGFDAASKAAILAGLAFHTRVTIGDVHREGISEVTAADVRSAAEMGCVVKLLAICEKRETPDGPAVSARVHPAMIPLSHPLASVHGAYNAVFVESEAAGQLMFYGPGAGGAPTASAVLGDVVSVARNRRSNVFGPGESTHAQLEVLDIGRARTRYHVSIDVDDRAGVLASVASAFAEFDVSIRTVRQEGSGDDAQLVIVTHEADDAALSATVASLRGLDMVRDVTSVMRVEGGS, via the coding sequence GTGAGCCCCTCGTCGTCGGACCCTGTCTCGTGGTCCCCCGGTCGCCCGCTCCGCGTCGCCCTGCTGGGCTGCGGAGTCGTCGGCACGGAAGTAGCCCGGTTGCTCACCAGCGACTCCGAGGAGCTGGCCCAGCGCGTCGGCGCCCCGCTCGAGCTGGCCGGCATCGCCGTACGCCGGCTCGGCCGTGAGCGCGACCTCGACGTACCCGGGGAGCTCTTCACGACCGATGCGGCCGGACTCGTGTCCCGCGGCGACATCGACGTCGTGATCGAGGTCATCGGCGGCATCGAGCCGGCGCGTGAGCTGATCCTGTCGGCCCTCGACAACGGCGCCTCCGTGGTCACCGCCAACAAGGCGCTGCTGGCCGAGGACGGCGCGACGCTGTTCGAAGCGGCGCACAAGGCCGAGCGAGACCTCTACTTCGAGGCCGCGGTCGCCGGCGCGATCCCCATCGTTCGGCCCCTGCGCGAGTCGCTCGCCGGCGACCGGGTGCAGCGCGTGCTCGGCATCGTCAACGGCACCACCAACTTCATCCTCGATGCCATGACGACCACCGGTCAGGGCTTCTCCGAGGCGCTCGACGAGGCCCAGCGGCTCGGCTATGCCGAGGCCGACCCGACCGCCGACATCGAGGGCTTCGACGCAGCGTCCAAGGCCGCGATCCTCGCCGGCCTGGCGTTCCACACCCGCGTCACGATCGGCGACGTGCACCGCGAGGGCATCAGCGAGGTCACCGCGGCGGACGTACGTTCGGCAGCCGAGATGGGCTGCGTCGTCAAGCTCCTCGCGATCTGTGAGAAGCGTGAGACCCCCGACGGTCCCGCGGTCTCGGCCCGGGTGCACCCCGCGATGATCCCGCTCTCGCACCCGCTCGCGAGCGTCCACGGCGCCTACAACGCGGTGTTCGTCGAGAGCGAGGCCGCCGGCCAGCTCATGTTCTACGGCCCGGGCGCGGGCGGAGCACCCACCGCGAGCGCCGTGCTCGGCGACGTCGTGTCGGTCGCCCGCAACCGGCGCAGCAACGTCTTCGGCCCCGGGGAGTCGACCCACGCGCAGCTCGAGGTGCTCGACATCGGCCGGGCGCGCACCCGCTACCACGTGTCGATTGACGTCGACGACCGCGCGGGCGTGCTGGCGTCGGTCGCGAGCGCGTTCGCCGAGTTCGACGTCTCGATCCGCACGGTCCGCCAGGAGGGCAGCGGCGACGACGCCCAGCTCGTGATCGTGACGCACGAGGCCGACGACGCGGCGCTGTCGGCGACCGTGGCCTCGCTGCGAGGCCTCGACATGGTTCGTGACGTGACATCGGTGATGCGCGTCGAGGGAGGATCCTGA